TCTGTTTCCGATCGAAGTCAAGAACATCCACAAGGCCAAGCACGGAAGTGATTCCGGCGTTTACGATTCTGAAGGAAGGTATAGAACATCAGTACATTCATATTCATCGCGCATCCACGAGCGTATATCTACATTTGCTTTTCTGTATATACGACTTAACTATCACTCAAATATGGAAGTAAAAGAGCTTTTCTTGCCCTTTACGATAAATAGTAAGTTCCGGGGAGCGAGACGCGATGGACGTCCAATTGTCTTGTGAGTCCTGATTGGGGTCGGTCACTTACTGAAGATTTGTGGGTTATATAGGTTTGTTCCGTTGAAATTCGAAGAAATCTTTCGCAAGCACGCGCAGACGCACCCGGACGCCTTGACATCAAATGAACTGCAGGAGATGCTCAAGTCCAACAGGCAACCCAAGAACTACACAGGCTGGTGAGTTTCTTGTGCTTTAAGTTTCTGTCTTTGCACCGCAACTTTGATACAAATGGGCCAAGCAACGACAGCAAGCAGTTGGAAAGAGATGCTTGTTCTTTCGCTCTTCCTATCTTTACATCACAGCATAAAGCAGAAGGCAACAAATGAAAAGAACAGGAAACAGTTGGAAAGCGAAAGGAATGTGATTTGAGGAATTTTCTCTCCGTGTTTTTGCTTTGCAGGGTGGCGGCCTACACGGAATGGAAGGTCCTGTACATTCTTTGCAAGGACAAGGACGGCCTACTTCACAAAGACACGATCCGGGCCGTGTACGATGGGAGCTTGTTCGAGCACATGGAGAAGGAGCACATGGAGAAGGGCCGAGCATCGAATAAGCAGAAGGATTAAATTCGATCTGACGTTAGGGCGGAACTGCCGCGGCGTCCGGCATCCCCATTAGCTGGCTGTACATTCCGTTTGCAATTCGAATCAATTATTCATGCATCGACGACAAAAGACAATAAGTAGAAGCAGAAACCAACATGGGTTTGGCTTCTTGATTGAAGTGTGTTTTTTAACTGATGGTTATTTATAGTGTAAGTATTCTAGGTCGTGCTGCCTTGGTTTGGCGGAGCCGATATCGTGTGCTACAATATAGCTTTACCCACTTTCCGTGCGCCGGATTTATGATGACACTTGCGATTTCGTTTTCATGGGATTTGATGGGAACTTATGATCCTTAGCTGGACTTCTTCTCTTCCTAATGTTGAGAAGGTACAAATGGATTAAATCCATCTTGTTCTTGGAGACTCTTTTGGGTCTTTTTTAAGGCTCATTTTGCACAATGCCAGAGCCATTGCTCCTCATAAGTGGACAAGAACTCTTTAGAAGCTATACTCATGTGTGCTAAACAGACACTATCAGCCATTAAACTAGTAGCTGCGGTAATcgtaagggttaataccacaaaaaatcccaaattgatacatttatgataaatatctcaaactaattttttaatcatcagaaatatcaaattagtatatttgtgataaatctaCCTTAcgttaatttctattaaattagattaatattaaactaataCACATATGACAAACGAATGGTAAAATCCCAAGTGATACACTCTTCAACTACCCCATATcattcaactcaataatttgataataaaatttaacggaaactaataaatggtaaatttatcactaatgtactaatttgagattttccatagttaaaaaattaattttaaataaattcatcatagatatactagtttatgatttttgttatattaataataactaCAAAGATTTATGTGTGTACCGGAATTGTCTTTCTGGTGGCCTTGAGGGTTGATGGGTACGAGATGGTGGTCCTTCGGTGCCACGAAAACCAGTCTAGTCCAACTTCTAAGCCCACTAGAATAAGAGATGGAGCCTTCGATCCAGCCACgatttccttctcctttgccaGAACTGCTATGTCCTATAACGTTGGCTAACATGCTAAAACCTTTGATTGGGTCTTAGGACATTAACTAGTCAGTCACCCCGTCAGAGGAGTAGGAGAAGGCAGCCCGATCTATGGTCACCTTCCCCAACCTCGTCAAGAGAGTCCTAGATGATTTGCTTGCTTTTGCGGTCCGGACTCATGTTTGAGGGGTCGAGTTCTTGGCACCAAACCCTATCAAAGCGAGCCAAGCCGGTGTCTAGAGAAATAATTTTGAGCCATGAAAGGTCCCTAAAATTGCTTCAACTTTAtggcaagaaaaaaagagtaggAGAGGGCACCTCATCAAGAGAGACTCTCCTAGACGATTGCTCGCTTTCACGGCCGGACGCTCGTTCGAGGGGTTGCGTCATTTGGCGCCAAACCCTATCGAAGATTCTAACGAACAAAGCCGGTGTCTAGAGAAATAATTTCCAGCCATGGATGGTCCCTTACAGTTAGAACCTTCTAGATCTAAAATTGGCGATTGCTTGGACTTTGTGGCAAGAAAAGAGTACGAGAGAGCGACCCGATCTATGGTCATCTTCTCCGACCTCATCAAGAGAGAGTTCTAGACGTTTGCTCGGTTTTGTGGTCTGACACTTGCTCCAGGAGTCGAGTCACTTGGCATCTAACCCTGATCGAAGAGTCTAGCAAACAAAGCCGGTGTCTTGCCGTGAGAGGTCCCTAAAGTTAGAACCTTCTAAATCTAAAATTGGTCAATTGCTTGAACTTTATGGCAAGAAAAAGCCGGGAATTAAGCGGCACTAAACAACCGTTTAAGTGAAAGCTTCTGTTTTAAGGAAACTACAGTGCCTAAATTTGGTTGGTTGTCGATGCACGTCAAGAAGTAAAAGCCAAAACGCGTGGACCCGTAAAGCAGAATCCTATGGTTGGTAAAACTAACGTCGTCAACGTTGAAGATGACCTGCCTTTTGATGATATACCTGTCGAGGGCCAAATTAAATTTGATGATATGCATAGATATATATACACTACACccatcaaatgggtgggtcaagTTTGGTTCAGGTTGAATATGGTCCTACCCATTTAATCCCTTTTAactcattttcatgtaatacaaTATAGTTGCTCATATTCAATTCACACCCGACTGGATCCATATTGCTTCatactttcaaatttttaatcaaatttaagaaaactcaTCCAAACTGAGGCAAAAGCGAGCATAAAATCAAGTGAGGGCAATAAGGTCATAGAAATGGATTAGGTTTAAATAAGTCGTGAATCCATTATGTACTCGGTTTTATCATTCTACACTCATTTATGACCATTTTACTAAATATTATAAAACCATGCGCGACATAACATGTGACAATGTTCTTTCTATAACTTATGGACCCAAGACTAAGTAGATAACTTCATTTAATTCACCAGCAATTGAATGACGAAACATTCAATAAGCAAGATCTAGTATAAAGTATAATTTCTTTGTATTTGTAGCGTTTCACCGGCAGCAATCAGCTATTATCGAATAAGAGCATTAATTTTCTTTCCCAATTTAAATTTCGCAAACACGAAAAGTAATTCCATGCTGcacatcttctttttcttaagtCTTTTTGCCTAAAGGCAATGAGATGGGAATATAAATTAAAAGGAAGAGGCTTTTGATGTCCATGCTTTTAAACATTCGCCCCCTTTCCATCTCGGGTGACGTCAAAAACACCCGTAGAGACACcccttttttaccttttaagGCATTCACGAAGTTCCATTCGGGTATACATTACATAATCGACTTTCTATTCATGAAAATGAAGTACTAATGGCTTATCTCAAAAGAATAttggaaagagaagagaaacagAAGTCCACGAGACATTCGGATGTTCTATTAAAAGTATTTCATGTTGCTTGTCTACCGGATTTATTTGCTCTCCATACTTCCTCTACAACTTAAGCTTTCAGGATTGAATATTCTAACATAGTATCTAGATTTCATCCCAATTTACTTTGTGAGTGTCCCTTGTCCGTCAAATTTTATCTGTACATCCTGATTTCACATAAAAAGTCAATAGACGTACATCTCCCTCCACTTATTTTATGAAGTTTCGGATCGGACATTTAACATGTTTAGGCATGAAATCAACATATATGTTCACATTCACTCGTTTTACAATTAATGCATACGAGTTTAACTCCAActttggctttcttttttgttcctttagAGAAGACATCATTAATGAGTCGTTTTGACAATCTATGGCCGAAACATGAAACAAATCTTTGGGAGGGCCCTGGTCAAGTCAAGAGAAAGACTCGAAATGTAACCAtcaattttccatttcatttttgggTCGTGGGCTGAAAGACAATTCTAGTAATGTCCCTTGTTTCGGTCGTCCAAGTCTTCCCCCACTGCGGCGGGCTGGGGGCAAAGGGTGCAATGTCAGCCACGGCACTTCCCCAACTGACAAGCAAATTGACAACTCATGGGCAAAGATCAAATTCTGTTCTCttaccaatttatttttctctttctctttctctcggaaGGACCGTCCTAAGGTTGCAATAATTCTTGCTCCTTCGCTAGTCAAGTCAAAGAAagttgttaaaaagaaaaagacaaagaaagttGTTGATATTGAATGTGGTTTCCACTTCCGTGGCacattgttaaaatattatcactTGACAACAAATCACATACCATATTCTCTTCACATACATGTAATCTTAAACTTCTGAATTGacttttttaatatgatatcGGAGCTAGCACCATCTCTTTCACGTATTTGCATCCCTCTTGATCAGTAAAGTTTCATGTGCCACTCCTAATCCAACTTATACATGAGAGGAGTATTGAAATATTATCCTATGTCGCTTGAAGATGAACCTTATTCCTCTGT
This Eucalyptus grandis isolate ANBG69807.140 chromosome 7, ASM1654582v1, whole genome shotgun sequence DNA region includes the following protein-coding sequences:
- the LOC104453664 gene encoding probable peroxygenase 5 encodes the protein MASSPPSSSARGDSNDGRGEVRSVVPNDHNVLQKHVAFFDRNHDGLVYPWETFRGFRSIGASLPLSTISAILINIALSQKTRPGKFPSFLFPIEVKNIHKAKHGSDSGVYDSEGRFVPLKFEEIFRKHAQTHPDALTSNELQEMLKSNRQPKNYTGWVAAYTEWKVLYILCKDKDGLLHKDTIRAVYDGSLFEHMEKEHMEKGRASNKQKD